A genomic segment from Malus domestica chromosome 05, GDT2T_hap1 encodes:
- the LOC114824719 gene encoding uncharacterized protein → MLKLSSYVMAEYHDRLQEVERYKAKLKENKQLVDEARRNKGLLTQALQLKDETMESLKRRNGENLRLKKLFEATKKQLEVATLEVSKVRGELDGALVEISELEKSIPTEREAAVQEYLSSSTFHLAIKPYCAQEARFEKRKWMAVLDRYDDGSILRKYHEDIDEHHRKGETFVLAVDPSSEDGSDNEGSADAQTQHGEEDLGDAEDDGRTRSDTARGSASDENE, encoded by the exons atgttgaagctgtcttcatat gtcatggccgagtatcacgacagactgcaagaggttgagcggtacaaggcaaaactgaaggagaataagcagcttgtggacgaggccagaaggaataagggacttttgactcaggctctccaactgaaggacgaaaccatggagagcttgaaaaggcgaaatggtgagaacctaaggcttaagaaattgtttgaggcaactaaaaaacagttggaggtggctaccttggaggtgtccaaggttaggggagaattggatggtgccttagttgagatttctgaactggagaagagcattccaactgaaagggaggctgctgtgcaagaatacttaagttcttcgacctttcaccttgctattaaaccctactgtgctcaagaagctcgctttgaaaaaaggaaatggatggccgtccttgatcgttatgatgatgggagcattcttcgaaaataccacgaagatatagatgagcatcatcgaaagggcgagacatttgtccttgctgttgatcctagcagcgaagatgggtctgataatgaaggtagtgctgatgcacagactcagcatggtgaagaggatcttggggatgcagaggatgatggtaggacgcggagtgatactgccaggggttcggcttcagatgagaatgaatag
- the LOC103407265 gene encoding zinc finger A20 and AN1 domain-containing stress-associated protein 5-like has protein sequence MTQRAEKEETEFKVLETLTHCVNNYDVTGNPSTNNMCQKCFNAATAAATTSSSSSSVTILKFSAEKSPRSTSSFSFEAPAETFKKTKASEIARSDESPNRCVVNQCFECRRKVGLTGFRFYLAILSIISRYISQIMH, from the coding sequence ATGACACAGAGAGCCGAGAAGGAAGAGACGGAGTTCAAGGTCCTCGAAACTCTAACGCACTGCGTCAACAACTACGACGTCACCGGTAATCCATCCACCAACAACATGTGCCAGAAGTGCTTCAATGCCGCCACGGCCGCCGCCACCACCTCATCGTCTTCTTCGTCCGTCACGATTTTGAAGTTTTCTGCGGAGAAAAGTCCGAGATCTACCTCATCCTTCAGCTTTGAGGCCCCGGCCGAGACCTTCAAGAAGACGAAGGCATCGGAAATCGCAAGATCGGACGAATCGCCAAATAGGTGCGTGGTCAATCAGTGTTTCGAATGCCGGAGAAAGGTCGGGTTGACCGGATTCCGGTTTTatctcgcgatattatcgataatatcgagaTATATTTCCCAAATAATGCATTAA